Below is a window of Salvelinus fontinalis isolate EN_2023a chromosome 31, ASM2944872v1, whole genome shotgun sequence DNA.
tagggGCAACGCTGCCCCACACTTCTAGCTACAAGCCTTTTTCTTTACAAATGGCAGAGGAAATCATCTCCGCCTCAGATGGTCATAGGGCAAACTCAATCATGTGATGGTGTTATAATAATTTATAGCAGCTGTTCAATAATCACAAATCCTGTGGTCAGATTAGATTGACAGTGACAAAATTTGTAAATATTGCCTGGTGTTAATGTTTAATGCTTGCCCATTCTTGTCCGCATTCAACTAAACTTTTACAAATAAGGTAGCTAGAAAGTAAATATACTGGTTGCTTACAGTATATGACTGATATACAGTTTGTCTTTAATAAGACTGGTGTTGTGTAAGAACACACAAATTCTGTGAATTATCTGCAAAGTTTTCTGCATTCTCTTGGCATGAAAACCCCAGACCTATGAGGATAATGTGGTACATTGCGAAGAGAAGAGGCTCAGGCTTTGTTCCTCCATTTACATGAGAAATGAGGTAAACTTCAGACTTAGATTTAAGCTCAACATTGTAATGGTGAACAGACCTACAGAATGAGATTAACTCTCCCAATCTCTATTCAATGTGCTAGATCTGAAACGACCTTTCCATGACCCTGAAGTGTGAAGGAGTCAAGCACGGCAGGACCTATTTGATGTGTCACCTAGCAGTGAGAATTAGGGAGGCTTTGATTCGGTTTTATCAATTATCTTTGTGAGGGAAAATATTTAATGTTTCGGGAGTGAGGGCGATGTGTCAGACACTCTACAGTCCGATCCCAAGTGAAATGCCTGGGGAGGTGTAACcatgagaaagaaagaaagaaaagagagaaattCAGGGAAGATGATTAAAAGCTTTTTAGTTATTTATATGATTAAACTTATTTGGTTGTGACTTCTTAACGGATTTGATGATGTATTGCAAACCCTGGTATGATACAGTGTATCGCCAATGTACTTGACTCTAAATACTCTGTGATGGCTAATTCATCTCatctaaaaaaaatacaaaaataacattatGATGCATTGAACACAATTTAAGACATGCATTTATGACCTTAACTGCTCATGAACTGTTTATCATTGATATTTTATTGTATAAATTTAGCCTATATTTAATGAATTATCATGCCTATTTTTATTATGATTtggcatattattattcataataATACCGGTTGCAGATATACTAAAGCAGTTACGCAGTTTATATGCAGATAAAATCGAGAGCACATCACTCCTCCAAATAGTAGAATATTAGAGAAGACCTTTATCACGCATCAAAGTTATTCAGAACAATTGAGGAAGGAGTTGTTTCGCGAGGTCAGGATTTGGTTGAAATTGAGTGAAATTATGAGCAACCCACCCCCTCACCTAATTTACTATcaatgtacccccccccccccccctcacgtcccacacatccctctctctctctcttcgttcaCTGGTTCTCTTGGAGACCCGGTTGAGAGGACCCTTTCGCTCCATAAAGACGTGATGCAGCTGCCTTTGACATTATACACAGCATTCATATTGCAATAGTTCATTCCTCACTCGCACTTCAAAAGACACGCTCTGCTCTGTGGTTGAATGCGACTGCTTGTGACCGAAAAGGATTCAAATAAAGTGGAATGAGTTTGGGTTTTTCATTCATTCAGACCATTTCATGAGTTGTAACCAGACGGACTGAGGGCAGTACAATTGTCTTGAATGACATTGGATTACTTTGTTTCGGAATAGGACTGTTTTTATTTTCAGGGTCGCTACTGACCTGAACGCTTGCTTTTGCGCTTCTCTACACCGCCATCGCTGCTGGTCCGCGCAGCTCGTGTTGAGCgagacagagcaggtgaatggATGGCAGCTTTGACGATACAACGGACTGACAACTTTCTGCACACCTTTTTACAGGTTTGTTAGTAATTTGATACAGATGAGTATAGGCAGTTCTACATATACCGTTAATGGAGTCCTCATAAATGTGTGGCAAGAAGAACTTGCGCAACAACTCATTAATAATTTCAGAGTTCTAAAGCTTGATTTCCCCTGGATTTTCAGTAGGCTATTCACTGTCTGATGCGTTTATAACTAAGAAAACGTAAATTATTGTAAAATCTTAAAGAATGAACGAATGTTAGGAAGTTTTATTTTGAACAAATAACATGCTATCATGATCATTTAATTATTGTGATTGATTAGTGATTGATAACGATTTGCGAATATTGTAGTGTACATTAGTTTGCAAACGTCTGTTATCTGATATTCAACAGCAAAAAAAAGTATGAAGTGAGAAATAACATAATTATTTACACTATTAATTAATAGAATTACTGAAATGTAATCATACTTATTGTGAAAGCACTTTATACAACTTCTGATGTAAAACGTGAGTTCTGaatgcatttgattgattgactctGAAGTTTTAATGAGCTTGGCTCATTAGTGTGAGGTAGTGAATCATGTTCTTTATCCATCTTCTACCAGGACCGGACCCCCAGCTCGTCCCCAGAGGGAGCCCCCAACGCCCTGTCCTTCTTGGCCACCACCTGTAGCCAGGCCTGGCAGGTGGGGGGGGCGGTTGTGGGCGGCACTGTGGGCTCCACGGTGGGCTCCGATGGTTCCCAGTTTCCCTATGAGGGGTCCGTGAGGGTGGGCGCAGCCTCCGGGATGTTCCAACTGTGGAGCAACGAGGTGGCGGTGGCCCCTAGTTCTAGTCTCAGTGCCTCCAGCCTCACTGCAGCTGCGGCCGCCCACCAGGCCATGACGTTAACGGTGCCCAAGGTCAAGTTCCCTGTTGGATGTGGACACAGTCTGCAGTCTGGCCTGGGtcctcacccccacccccacgcgctccaccatcaccaccaccatcaccaccaccaccacgagcTGCCCCTGACTCCGCCGGCCGAGCCTCCGTCCGCCTACTCCTTCGAGCTCTCTCCAGTCAAGGTCCTCTCGTCCCAGAGCCAGGGCCCCAACGGGCCGACCTACTACCCTCAACACAACGCAGTCTCTGTGGGACAGAACTTCCCCAGCTTCCTCCAGAACTCTGTCTCTTCCGCCAGGCACCATCTATCCGGAGGACACCACCACGTGGGGGAGGAGGGCCAGCAGGGGTGGTGGAGCCTCCCCCAGACCACTGGCTACAGCAGCTCCTCCAACCACCCCCACGCCTTCTCCCTGGGCCGGCAGCTGGTCATGGGTCAACAGCCCCAAATCACAGCCCTCCTCCAGGGCACCTCCAAGGGCCTGTTATCCTCCACACGCCGCTGCCGTCGCTGCAAGTGCCCCAACTGCCAGGCCAACGGCGGGGGACTCGAGTTTGGC
It encodes the following:
- the LOC129829665 gene encoding transcription factor Sp5-like translates to MAALTIQRTDNFLHTFLQDRTPSSSPEGAPNALSFLATTCSQAWQVGGAVVGGTVGSTVGSDGSQFPYEGSVRVGAASGMFQLWSNEVAVAPSSSLSASSLTAAAAAHQAMTLTVPKVKFPVGCGHSLQSGLGPHPHPHALHHHHHHHHHHHELPLTPPAEPPSAYSFELSPVKVLSSQSQGPNGPTYYPQHNAVSVGQNFPSFLQNSVSSARHHLSGGHHHVGEEGQQGWWSLPQTTGYSSSSNHPHAFSLGRQLVMGQQPQITALLQGTSKGLLSSTRRCRRCKCPNCQANGGGLEFGKKRLHICHIPECGKVYKKTSHLKAHLRWHAGERPFICNWLFCGKSFTRSDELQRHLRTHTGEKRFGCQQCGKRFMRSDHLSKHVKTHQSRKSRSGGNTSGSLLANIKRE